One window of Treponema denticola genomic DNA carries:
- a CDS encoding ArsR/SmtB family transcription factor — MIEDDEIGVSNEETVAHARAKMPDEQTMSDLGDFFKNFGDSTRIKIVSALISGELCVADLAEVLEMSASAVSHQLRILRQAKIVKSRRNGKQVYYTIDDNHVGILYSVGLEHIREGR; from the coding sequence ATGATAGAAGATGATGAAATAGGTGTTTCTAATGAAGAAACTGTAGCTCATGCAAGGGCTAAGATGCCCGATGAGCAGACAATGAGCGACTTGGGAGATTTTTTTAAAAACTTTGGAGATTCTACGAGGATTAAGATTGTTTCCGCTCTTATTTCAGGGGAGCTCTGTGTAGCCGATCTTGCAGAAGTTTTGGAAATGTCGGCTTCGGCCGTTTCTCATCAGCTTAGAATTTTAAGGCAGGCTAAGATAGTAAAAAGCCGCCGAAACGGAAAACAGGTTTATTATACAATAGATGACAACCATGTCGGAATCCTATATTCCGTCGGTTTGGAACACATTAGGGAGGGCAGGTAA
- a CDS encoding YoaK family protein: protein MTDTLKDRRFKIWIAFLTFLSGFINVGAIRSFSLPISHHTGNVSHLALSIAHKNITEVFIIASAILAFFAGAFFSGLLFHQRKFGLKKRYGILLMGLAMIFLSLALFKTPQILKVSALSFAAGVQNAMFIFYGDILVRTTHITGYLTDAAFALAMCLRGKKDKFRFFLFYSLNILFFLAGGITAGLIKIGSFFISSACLYLIAGLYYFMMRKKRK from the coding sequence ATGACCGATACCTTAAAAGACCGGCGATTTAAAATCTGGATAGCCTTTTTAACCTTCTTATCGGGTTTTATAAACGTAGGAGCAATCCGCAGCTTTTCTTTGCCTATAAGTCACCATACGGGGAATGTAAGTCATCTTGCCCTTTCAATTGCACACAAAAACATAACAGAAGTTTTTATAATTGCTTCGGCAATTCTTGCCTTTTTTGCAGGAGCTTTTTTTTCGGGACTTTTATTCCACCAAAGAAAATTCGGATTAAAGAAAAGATACGGCATTTTGCTGATGGGGCTGGCTATGATATTTTTAAGTTTGGCATTGTTTAAAACACCCCAAATCCTCAAAGTATCTGCCCTAAGCTTCGCAGCCGGAGTTCAAAACGCCATGTTTATCTTCTATGGAGACATCCTTGTAAGAACCACCCACATAACAGGCTACCTTACAGATGCAGCCTTTGCCCTAGCTATGTGCCTTAGGGGCAAAAAAGACAAATTCCGATTTTTTTTATTTTACAGCCTCAACATTCTTTTTTTCTTAGCCGGAGGAATTACAGCAGGCCTTATCAAAATCGGATCATTTTTTATAAGTTCTGCCTGTCTTTATCTTATCGCTGGCCTTTACTATTTTATGATGAGGAAAAAAAGAAAATAA
- a CDS encoding type II toxin-antitoxin system RelE/ParE family toxin, with protein sequence MESKEVIVSQFAEDDLNEIIGYYFSLSPNYVEKIVSEFETNVMSLQQYPKRGRMVPELERQGILQYRELIQGCYRIVYEISEDKVIVHTIIDGRRNFEDIIISKLSRYYGNKT encoded by the coding sequence TTGGAAAGTAAAGAAGTTATTGTCTCTCAATTTGCAGAAGATGATTTGAATGAAATTATAGGGTATTATTTTTCTTTAAGTCCGAATTATGTAGAGAAAATAGTTTCTGAATTTGAAACAAATGTAATGTCCTTACAGCAGTATCCAAAACGAGGAAGAATGGTGCCTGAATTGGAGCGGCAGGGAATTTTACAATATAGAGAATTAATTCAAGGGTGCTATAGAATTGTGTATGAAATTTCGGAAGATAAAGTAATAGTTCATACAATTATTGATGGCCGGAGAAATTTTGAAGATATAATAATCTCAAAATTGTCTCGTTATTATGGAAATAAAACCTAA
- a CDS encoding type II toxin-antitoxin system VapC family toxin, with protein MNGIDYIADTNAIIYLLSGNLCMKPYISNRLGISIISEMEILSFSSMTDADEKCIRSFINDCIVLELSEKIKNHAIMLRRICKIKLPDAIVAATAIAYSLPLITADKSFRQISGLNLILIEPVLL; from the coding sequence ATGAATGGAATTGATTACATAGCAGATACAAATGCTATTATTTATCTGCTTTCAGGTAATCTATGCATGAAGCCGTATATTTCAAACAGGCTGGGTATCTCAATTATTTCGGAAATGGAAATACTTTCTTTTTCCAGTATGACAGATGCTGATGAAAAATGTATAAGGTCTTTTATAAATGATTGTATTGTTTTAGAATTATCGGAAAAAATAAAAAATCATGCGATTATGTTACGCCGCATTTGTAAAATCAAACTTCCCGATGCTATCGTTGCAGCTACAGCAATAGCGTATAGTCTTCCCCTAATTACTGCAGATAAAAGTTTTAGACAGATTTCCGGCCTTAATTTGATACTCATTGAACCGGTTTTGTTATAG
- a CDS encoding SLBB domain-containing protein has protein sequence MTEFLRFKRGKEVLEYPKLPASFEGNAFLPQRAFIPIAFDSKKHPETLVMKGETVKEGQIIARTEEPFSVAIYSSIPGILYDFIDFTLPDGKHIHAAAVKLEGSFDILGRPSADYPWRTSSNSEIVRAIGYSGILNTADLSTVPLIYQVRNALKKGEADIYINLFDKDPSSGIDSILFDHFFEDVAEGLGIMAKVLNASSVTCIHKLAKKDLYKLEKISETCEPFCKVKFINASNDYPFVQKNYFVNKENSLLIDIPTAMYTYEVVRTNNPITSVYVLVTGKAINEPKVLKVKIGTPIGNLIEECGGFKTMPAQIILNGLIGGISADTLDIPVTSTLKSIHIPGKDSIKKHSIEKCINCGLCFNSCPLYLEPKKIAESIEADDLNEDILKQINICSGCACCSACCPSRIPLCSIILEMSQKIKKGNLL, from the coding sequence ATGACGGAATTTTTAAGATTTAAACGGGGTAAAGAAGTTTTAGAATACCCTAAGCTGCCGGCTTCGTTTGAGGGCAATGCCTTTTTACCTCAAAGAGCCTTTATACCTATAGCTTTTGATTCTAAAAAGCATCCTGAAACCCTTGTTATGAAAGGAGAGACCGTAAAAGAAGGTCAAATTATAGCCCGTACCGAGGAGCCTTTTTCGGTCGCTATATACTCTTCTATTCCCGGAATTTTATATGATTTTATTGATTTTACCCTTCCTGACGGAAAGCACATTCATGCTGCAGCCGTAAAACTTGAAGGGTCTTTTGATATTCTAGGCCGGCCCTCTGCCGATTATCCATGGAGGACGTCTTCTAATTCCGAAATCGTTAGAGCAATAGGTTATTCCGGAATTTTAAATACGGCTGATCTTTCAACAGTACCCCTTATTTATCAAGTAAGAAATGCTTTAAAAAAAGGAGAAGCCGATATCTATATAAACCTCTTCGATAAAGATCCTTCTTCAGGTATTGATTCAATCTTGTTTGATCATTTTTTTGAAGATGTTGCAGAAGGCCTAGGTATAATGGCAAAAGTCCTCAATGCATCTTCTGTAACCTGTATTCATAAGTTAGCTAAAAAAGATCTTTACAAATTAGAAAAAATTTCAGAAACTTGTGAGCCTTTTTGTAAGGTAAAGTTTATAAATGCATCAAATGATTATCCCTTTGTTCAAAAAAATTATTTTGTGAATAAGGAAAATTCTCTTTTAATAGATATTCCTACAGCTATGTATACATATGAAGTTGTAAGAACAAATAATCCTATTACTTCCGTTTATGTTCTTGTAACGGGTAAGGCTATCAATGAACCCAAGGTTTTAAAGGTTAAGATCGGGACGCCTATAGGAAATCTTATAGAAGAGTGCGGAGGCTTTAAAACCATGCCGGCTCAAATTATATTGAATGGGCTTATCGGCGGGATCTCTGCCGATACTTTGGATATACCTGTAACGAGTACCTTAAAATCGATTCATATTCCGGGGAAGGATAGTATAAAAAAACACTCTATAGAAAAGTGTATAAATTGCGGTTTATGTTTTAATTCTTGTCCGCTTTATTTGGAACCTAAAAAAATAGCCGAATCCATTGAAGCTGATGACTTAAACGAGGACATTTTAAAACAAATAAATATTTGCAGCGGTTGTGCTTGTTGTTCCGCCTGTTGCCCTTCAAGGATCCCACTGTGTTCCATTATTTTAGAGATGTCGCAAAAAATTAAAAAAGGAAATCTTTTATGA
- a CDS encoding V-type ATP synthase subunit E: MEVQLQELVDKIKKDGVAAADEKAAEIIRAAEEKAKNIIEKAEAEAQESVKKAEAEALRFQKAAESSIDQAGRNTLISFRQGLLNELNAIIKAETAKNYDSAVLKNLIPEAVKGWVKTGNTENLSVILADKDLKELESSLSAALKDHIAKGMELKADSKIAGGFRIGTKDGAAYYDFSAEAVADLFSSYLSPKTAEILKNAAKEL; encoded by the coding sequence ATGGAAGTTCAATTACAAGAGCTTGTTGATAAGATAAAAAAAGACGGAGTTGCCGCTGCCGATGAAAAAGCTGCCGAAATTATCAGAGCAGCAGAAGAAAAAGCAAAAAATATTATCGAAAAAGCCGAAGCTGAAGCACAAGAAAGCGTAAAAAAAGCTGAAGCTGAAGCTCTCAGATTCCAAAAAGCTGCCGAATCTTCAATAGATCAAGCCGGCAGAAATACTCTTATTTCATTCAGACAAGGTCTTTTAAATGAACTTAATGCCATTATAAAGGCTGAAACAGCCAAAAATTACGATTCAGCAGTTCTAAAAAATCTGATTCCCGAAGCAGTCAAGGGCTGGGTAAAAACCGGCAATACCGAGAATTTATCCGTAATTCTTGCAGACAAGGACCTTAAAGAGCTTGAATCCTCTTTAAGTGCAGCCTTAAAAGATCATATTGCTAAGGGCATGGAACTTAAAGCCGACAGCAAGATAGCAGGAGGATTTAGAATCGGTACTAAAGACGGAGCGGCTTATTATGACTTCTCGGCAGAAGCCGTTGCAGATTTATTTTCGTCATATCTAAGCCCCAAAACAGCCGAAATTTTAAAGAATGCGGCAAAGGAGCTTTAA
- a CDS encoding HD domain-containing protein, with amino-acid sequence MKCKINNILIEKTKAFLKRKFDESKYLSGHPEEKAYRLEHSYRVANIGKAIAEKEDFSVTEMIIACLLHDVSYCEEFCGKEGWLNHGRNAAKIARPFLKKLGLPDDRISDICYGIAIHVDDKADFDGERTPFALTVGDADNLDRFDVYRIYETLHKNNFKDMDISLKKDYVEKRLNELYKLLNMELGTKSAQEIWKERLVFYIEFYEKLKEQLKISEDVF; translated from the coding sequence ATGAAATGTAAAATAAATAATATATTAATCGAAAAAACAAAAGCTTTTCTAAAAAGAAAATTCGATGAGAGTAAATACTTAAGCGGACATCCCGAAGAAAAAGCATACAGGCTTGAACATTCTTACCGCGTCGCAAATATCGGCAAAGCGATTGCAGAAAAAGAAGATTTTTCCGTTACGGAAATGATAATTGCCTGTCTTCTCCATGATGTTTCTTACTGCGAAGAATTCTGCGGCAAAGAGGGTTGGCTGAATCATGGACGGAATGCGGCAAAAATTGCCCGACCTTTTCTTAAAAAATTGGGATTGCCGGACGATAGAATTAGCGATATATGCTACGGAATAGCAATCCATGTAGACGATAAAGCCGATTTTGACGGAGAGCGCACTCCATTTGCCTTAACGGTAGGAGACGCTGATAATCTTGACAGATTCGATGTGTATAGGATTTATGAAACTCTGCATAAAAATAATTTTAAAGATATGGATATTTCACTCAAAAAAGATTATGTTGAAAAGAGACTCAATGAGCTTTATAAATTGTTAAACATGGAACTGGGAACAAAATCAGCACAAGAAATATGGAAAGAAAGGCTGGTATTTTACATTGAGTTTTACGAAAAACTAAAAGAGCAATTAAAAATAAGCGAGGATGTGTTTTAA
- a CDS encoding BrnA antitoxin family protein has product MITSKKLTAERLEEIKNYPISYDEDSPKLTKEQIARLKPAHEAYWNVTPIKKTISIKIDADILAVLQSLGKGYQTRINSILRKAITTGDY; this is encoded by the coding sequence ATGATTACTTCAAAAAAATTAACAGCTGAAAGATTGGAAGAAATAAAAAATTATCCTATATCGTATGATGAGGATAGTCCAAAACTGACAAAAGAACAAATTGCAAGGCTCAAACCGGCACATGAGGCATATTGGAATGTAACGCCGATTAAAAAAACAATTTCGATAAAAATAGATGCCGATATTCTTGCAGTACTTCAGTCTTTAGGTAAAGGCTATCAGACAAGAATAAACAGTATTTTAAGGAAAGCTATTACTACAGGAGATTATTAA
- a CDS encoding heavy metal translocating P-type ATPase, translating to MDLKKENEHKHGHSYEEHHDHHDHSHDEHQEHDHHGHDHHDHHKHDHHEHEHHEHSHDEHCSCGHEHHEHHDHHEHEHHEHSHDEHCSCGHEHHEHHDHHEHDHHGHGHHDHHEHNHDEHCSCGHDHHDHHGHDHSGCGCEHHHGSSKEMVVQFGISALFFAGGIFARIFFDEAGIQIKNFYAAFSTVLFVIAWLTAGYKVLLTSVKNILKGQVFDENFLMSVATIGAFILGDWTEGAAVMLFYNLGEVVQHSAVEKSRRSIIDLMDLRPDFARLYDSDSKEKLVDPASVKIGSLVLVKAGEKIPLDGVIYEGSAELDTSSMTGESLPRTAEKGSPVLAGFVNLTGVITVKTTASLENTAASKMLELIESAQNRKARVERFITSFAKVYTPIVTIGAVLLSVLPPLLSALIFSSPINGWESFAPWISRGLVFLVISCPCAFVISVPLGYFGGIGGAAKRGILIKGADYIDALSKADAVVFDKTGTLTKGVLKVMALMPAENVEKYEFLRLAALAEFNSHHPIAKAVQDCALVNLSEEVTKTFPNAELTDYYEKAGKGISVNYKGKSLLAGKNSFISENIGKEIPLYGDEIGGTQVYAAYDGKYIGCLILTDTLKNEAREAISDLNKLGLSRVEILTGDNEKSAKKIAEDLGIKNYTSMLLPHEKVSRFEEISDEVKAKNKKASVIFVGDGINDAPVLARSDAGIAMGGIGSDAAIEAADVVLMNDNPRLVASAIRQARFTRKIVWQNIALAFGIKIGFLTLGALGLANLWAAVFADVGVALLAVFNSLRAKR from the coding sequence ATGGATTTAAAAAAAGAAAACGAACACAAGCATGGACACAGTTATGAAGAACATCATGACCACCATGATCACAGCCATGATGAACATCAAGAACATGATCATCACGGACACGATCATCACGACCATCACAAACATGACCACCATGAGCATGAACATCACGAACATAGCCACGATGAACATTGCTCTTGTGGGCATGAACACCATGAACACCATGACCACCATGAGCATGAACATCACGAACATAGCCACGATGAACATTGCTCTTGTGGGCATGAACACCATGAACACCATGACCACCATGAACATGATCATCATGGACACGGCCATCACGATCATCACGAACATAACCACGATGAACATTGTTCCTGTGGACATGACCACCACGACCATCACGGGCACGATCATTCAGGCTGCGGGTGCGAACATCATCACGGCTCCTCAAAAGAGATGGTAGTGCAATTCGGTATTTCAGCCTTGTTTTTTGCCGGAGGTATTTTTGCCCGGATTTTTTTTGATGAAGCCGGAATACAAATTAAGAATTTTTATGCAGCTTTTTCGACGGTTTTATTTGTCATAGCTTGGCTGACAGCAGGCTACAAGGTCTTGTTAACTTCGGTAAAAAATATTTTAAAGGGTCAAGTTTTTGATGAAAATTTTTTGATGTCTGTTGCAACAATCGGAGCCTTTATTTTAGGCGACTGGACCGAGGGTGCAGCGGTTATGCTCTTTTACAATTTAGGCGAGGTGGTACAGCACTCGGCCGTCGAAAAATCGAGGCGCTCAATCATAGATCTTATGGACCTCCGCCCGGACTTTGCCCGCCTTTATGATTCCGATTCTAAAGAAAAACTTGTAGATCCTGCAAGCGTAAAAATCGGTTCCTTGGTTCTTGTAAAAGCAGGTGAAAAAATCCCCTTGGACGGCGTAATTTATGAAGGAAGTGCCGAACTTGATACCTCATCTATGACGGGAGAAAGCCTTCCGCGTACTGCAGAAAAAGGCAGCCCCGTACTTGCAGGTTTTGTAAACTTAACGGGGGTTATAACGGTAAAGACAACAGCTTCCTTAGAAAATACCGCTGCCTCAAAGATGCTTGAGCTGATTGAGTCTGCACAAAACAGAAAGGCTAGGGTAGAACGGTTTATTACTTCTTTTGCAAAGGTTTACACTCCGATAGTTACGATAGGAGCTGTCCTTCTTTCGGTTTTACCGCCTCTTTTAAGTGCGCTTATTTTTTCATCGCCTATTAACGGCTGGGAAAGTTTTGCTCCGTGGATTTCACGCGGCCTTGTATTTTTGGTAATTTCCTGTCCTTGTGCCTTTGTTATTTCGGTTCCGCTGGGTTATTTCGGCGGAATAGGAGGAGCTGCAAAACGGGGTATATTGATTAAAGGTGCCGATTACATAGATGCTCTTTCAAAGGCCGATGCCGTCGTCTTCGACAAAACGGGAACTCTTACCAAGGGAGTTCTAAAGGTTATGGCCTTGATGCCTGCAGAAAATGTAGAAAAATATGAGTTTTTAAGATTGGCCGCCCTTGCCGAATTTAATTCTCATCATCCTATAGCTAAAGCCGTTCAAGATTGTGCCCTAGTTAATTTGTCCGAAGAGGTAACAAAGACTTTTCCAAATGCCGAACTTACAGACTATTACGAAAAGGCTGGAAAAGGTATCTCGGTAAATTACAAGGGAAAGAGCCTTTTAGCCGGAAAAAATTCCTTTATAAGCGAAAATATAGGAAAGGAAATTCCTTTATACGGAGATGAGATAGGCGGAACTCAAGTTTATGCCGCTTATGATGGCAAGTACATCGGCTGCTTGATTTTAACCGATACGCTTAAAAATGAAGCTAGGGAAGCTATATCCGATTTAAATAAATTGGGGCTTTCAAGGGTAGAAATACTTACCGGCGATAATGAAAAATCGGCTAAAAAGATTGCAGAAGATTTGGGCATAAAAAATTACACCTCAATGCTTTTACCCCATGAAAAGGTTTCAAGGTTCGAGGAAATTTCCGATGAAGTAAAAGCAAAAAATAAAAAAGCTTCTGTTATATTTGTAGGAGACGGTATAAACGATGCTCCCGTATTGGCACGCTCGGATGCAGGTATAGCTATGGGAGGCATAGGAAGCGATGCTGCCATTGAGGCGGCTGATGTTGTTCTTATGAACGATAATCCCCGTCTTGTTGCTTCCGCCATAAGGCAGGCAAGGTTTACCAGAAAAATCGTTTGGCAAAATATAGCCTTGGCCTTCGGTATAAAAATCGGCTTTTTAACATTGGGCGCACTCGGTCTTGCAAACCTTTGGGCAGCTGTCTTTGCCGATGTCGGAGTTGCCTTATTGGCCGTCTTTAACTCTTTAAGAGCAAAAAGATAG
- the coaD gene encoding pantetheine-phosphate adenylyltransferase — protein MVKAVFAGSFDPPTFGHLNVIERAQKIFTEVHVVIAVNNNKNYLFSGEERKHMMEELTQKWDNVFVNTWNSLIVNYAEKIGANVLIRGVRNVSDFSYEFDLAVMNKGLNQKIETVFMVPDTKYFVLRSSSIKELAAFKGNLSGMVPPIVEKALKEKIEEI, from the coding sequence ATGGTAAAAGCTGTTTTTGCAGGGTCCTTTGATCCGCCCACCTTCGGGCATTTAAATGTAATTGAAAGAGCTCAAAAGATATTCACCGAGGTACATGTAGTAATTGCCGTAAATAATAACAAAAACTATTTATTTTCGGGCGAAGAGCGTAAACATATGATGGAAGAACTTACCCAAAAATGGGATAATGTTTTTGTAAATACTTGGAATTCGCTGATAGTAAACTATGCCGAAAAAATCGGTGCCAATGTTTTAATCCGCGGAGTACGGAATGTTTCCGATTTTTCCTATGAATTCGATCTTGCCGTTATGAATAAGGGCTTAAACCAAAAGATAGAAACCGTATTTATGGTTCCCGACACAAAGTACTTTGTGTTGCGTTCAAGCTCCATAAAAGAATTGGCAGCCTTCAAGGGCAATCTTTCCGGCATGGTTCCTCCCATAGTCGAAAAGGCCTTAAAGGAAAAAATAGAGGAAATATAA
- a CDS encoding type II toxin-antitoxin system Phd/YefM family antitoxin, whose translation MITNVQECIKPISYIKTNAADMMNFVNDRKEPLIITQNGESRAVLIDVESYQEMKNAFNLLKIIQLSEKDVKAGKTKSASEVFGNLRRLYNIGK comes from the coding sequence ATGATCACAAATGTTCAAGAATGTATAAAACCGATTTCATATATAAAGACAAATGCCGCTGATATGATGAATTTTGTGAATGACAGAAAAGAACCGCTTATAATCACGCAAAATGGGGAATCACGGGCAGTTTTGATTGATGTTGAATCGTACCAAGAAATGAAAAACGCGTTCAATTTGTTGAAAATAATTCAACTTTCTGAAAAGGATGTAAAAGCCGGAAAAACTAAATCTGCTTCGGAAGTTTTTGGGAATTTGAGAAGGCTGTACAATATTGGAAAGTAA
- a CDS encoding pseudouridine synthase, producing the protein MSKENKIFYIGEDDSGRRLDRVIRKFLGKIPLSGVYSAIRRGKIKVNGKKENGAYLTQKGDEIAIDSSLFSLTAPASEDQTNSSISKPDVLLKTDDLLFINKKPGELVHGKKSLCEAVLKYFSPKEKSLSFKVGALHRLDKDTSGILAFSQSLKGAQGFSKALQEGKIGKFYIGITEGRPSLTEFKSTIDGKECLCHIKILDFSKKENLSLVLFKLITGRKHQIRIQCSQFGTPLLNDKKYGSKQKKAFSEDLSKKTTYFLHAYKLIFSEPFLDDLPKEITAPLPENFKRAVKSLFKGTSKNLVGFLDFTNLKT; encoded by the coding sequence ATGAGTAAAGAAAATAAGATTTTTTATATAGGCGAAGATGATTCAGGCAGGAGATTGGACCGTGTAATACGGAAATTTTTAGGAAAGATACCTCTTTCGGGCGTATATTCGGCAATACGCAGAGGAAAGATAAAAGTAAACGGCAAAAAGGAAAACGGAGCCTATCTGACTCAAAAAGGTGATGAAATTGCAATAGACTCAAGCCTATTCAGCTTAACTGCCCCCGCCTCCGAAGACCAAACAAATTCTTCAATTTCAAAACCCGATGTTCTATTAAAAACCGATGATTTACTCTTTATAAACAAAAAGCCGGGAGAGCTTGTACATGGAAAAAAAAGTCTTTGTGAGGCTGTTTTAAAATATTTTTCGCCAAAAGAAAAAAGTCTTTCCTTTAAAGTAGGAGCCCTGCATAGACTGGATAAGGATACAAGCGGAATTCTAGCCTTTTCTCAAAGTTTAAAAGGAGCCCAAGGCTTTTCAAAAGCCCTGCAGGAAGGAAAGATAGGTAAATTCTACATAGGAATAACTGAGGGGCGTCCTTCTTTAACCGAATTTAAAAGCACAATCGACGGAAAAGAATGTCTTTGCCACATAAAAATCCTTGATTTTTCAAAAAAAGAAAATTTGAGCCTTGTGCTTTTTAAGCTTATAACCGGAAGGAAACACCAAATAAGAATACAATGCTCACAGTTCGGCACTCCCCTTTTAAACGATAAAAAATACGGCTCAAAACAAAAAAAAGCATTTTCTGAAGATTTGTCAAAAAAAACTACATATTTTTTACATGCCTATAAGTTAATATTTTCGGAACCGTTTTTAGACGACTTGCCAAAGGAGATTACCGCCCCCCTTCCCGAAAACTTTAAGAGGGCGGTCAAAAGTTTATTTAAGGGTACCTCTAAAAACCTTGTTGGATTTTTAGATTTTACAAACTTAAAAACTTAG
- a CDS encoding divergent PAP2 family protein, translating into MLETMYKTQWIMFFSSPIFLSAITSWMMSQIIKTIFALFNASIKTPIDFVELVFWRTGGMPSSHSALVASLTVSIGIRQGFDSDLFIFACFMALIVIRDAVGVRRSSGLQAKALNDLGAKFAEKNETYHFRAVREIQGHKPVEAVAGIILGIITSILFAYFG; encoded by the coding sequence ATGTTGGAAACGATGTATAAAACGCAGTGGATTATGTTTTTTTCCAGTCCGATTTTTTTGTCCGCTATAACAAGCTGGATGATGAGTCAGATTATAAAGACTATTTTTGCATTATTTAATGCCTCAATAAAAACCCCCATTGACTTTGTAGAGCTGGTGTTTTGGCGTACCGGCGGAATGCCTTCGAGCCATTCCGCTCTTGTAGCTTCATTAACGGTAAGTATAGGTATAAGGCAGGGGTTTGATTCGGATCTTTTTATTTTTGCGTGTTTTATGGCTCTTATAGTTATAAGAGATGCTGTGGGAGTAAGAAGGTCCAGCGGTTTGCAGGCTAAGGCGCTAAATGATCTCGGTGCAAAGTTTGCCGAAAAGAATGAGACTTATCATTTTAGGGCTGTGAGGGAAATTCAAGGCCACAAGCCCGTTGAAGCTGTTGCCGGAATTATTCTTGGTATAATTACATCAATATTGTTTGCTTATTTTGGATAA
- a CDS encoding BrnT family toxin codes for MGKTIISDDNRFEWDEEKNLANIEKHGIDFEEILEVFDDPAFLTGYDFEHSEKEDRYYGIGNLNGILIVLVFFTEKKNRIRLISARQADKDLREEYYDYFKKINS; via the coding sequence ATGGGGAAAACAATTATAAGTGATGATAATCGTTTTGAATGGGATGAAGAGAAAAATCTTGCTAATATTGAAAAGCATGGAATAGACTTTGAAGAAATATTGGAAGTATTTGATGATCCAGCCTTTTTAACAGGATATGATTTTGAACATTCTGAAAAAGAAGATAGATATTACGGAATTGGAAATTTGAACGGAATATTGATAGTGTTGGTCTTTTTTACCGAGAAAAAAAACAGAATACGGTTAATATCTGCACGGCAAGCAGATAAAGACTTGAGGGAGGAATATTATGATTACTTCAAAAAAATTAACAGCTGA